In Solanum pennellii chromosome 3, SPENNV200, a single window of DNA contains:
- the LOC107013817 gene encoding patatin-like protein 3, which yields MVRLTLLGSPIILTLLVCLQVGIVCGATNEKKLVTVLSIDGGGIRGIIPGTLLAFLESKLQELDGPNARIADYFDVVAGTSTGGLITTMLTAPNRDNRPLYAAKDISTFYMEHCPHIFPQTRRRNFVNNVAHLFGGPKYDGEYLRLLVDSILGNLTIKQMLTHTVIPAFDIKRLQPIIFTTVDGRANGLKDALLSDICLSTSAAPTYFPVHYFETRDAAGRIHTFDLIDGGVAANNPTLMAITHISKEIMMGSLKYEEMERMDSKKMLVLSLGTGIGKHQGKYNAASATKWGLLGWVYNNGDTPIIDVYSDASADMVDIHVSTMFQTLHNEKNYLRIQDDNLIGDAASMDIATTENMETLVQIGNNLLKKPVSRVNLETGQYEPVHGEGTNEEALIRFANLLSHEKKLRS from the exons ATGGTGAGATTAACTTTATTAGGTTCACCTATTATTTTAACTCTCTTAGTGTGTCTTCAAGTTGGAATTGTTTGTGGTGCTACCAATGAAAAGAAACTGGTGACAGTTTTGAGTATTGATGGAGGTGGAATTAGAGGCATTATTCCTGGAACCCTTCTTGCCTTTCTTGAATCCAAACTTCAG GAGCTTGATGGACCTAATGCAAGAATAGCAGATTACTTTGATGTGGTTGCTGGAACAAGCACAGGTGGACTAATAACTACTATGCTAACAGCTCCAAATAGGGATAATCGTCCTTTATATGCAGCAAAAGATATTTCTACCTTCTACATGGAGCATTGCCCACACATCTTTCCTCAAACCCG GCGTAGAAACTTCGTGAATAATGTGGCACATTTGTTTGGTGGACCAAAGTATGATGGAGAGTACTTGAGATTATTGGTTGATTCCATATTAGGGAACCTTACTATAAAGCAGATGTTAACTCATACAGTAATTCCAGCTTTCGATATCAAGCGTCTTCAACCCATTATCTTCACTACTGTTGAT GGCAGAGCAAATGGGTTAAAGGATGCCTTATTGTCAGATATATGCCTGAGTACCTCTGCAGCCCCAACTTATTTCCCAGTACACTATTTTGAGACTAGGGATGCTGCAGGGAGAATCCACACATTTGATCTTATTGATGGAGGTGTAGCTGCTAATAATCCT ACTCTAATGGCAATCACAcacatttcaaaagaaataatgaTGGGAAGTTTAAAGTATGAAGAGATGGAAAGAATGGACAGCAAGAAAATGTTGGTATTATCATTAGGGACAGGTATTGGGAAGCACCAAGGGAAGTATAATGCAGCATCAGCTACAAAGTGGGGCTTGCTTGGTTGGGTATACAACAATGGTGACACTCCAATAATAGATGTTTATAGTGATGCAAGTGCTGATATGGTGGACATACATGTTTCAACCATGTTTCAAACCCttcataatgaaaaaaattacctCAGAATTCAG GATGATAATTTGATTGGGGATGCTGCATCAATGGATATAGCAACCACAGAAAACATGGAGACACTTGTGCAAATTGGTAACAATCTATTGAAGAAGCCAGTGTCTAGAGTCAACTTGGAGACAGGCCAATATGAACCAGTTCATGGGGAGGGCACCAATGAAGAAGCTCTTATCCGTTTTGCTAACTTGCTTTCACATGAAAAGAAACTAAGAAGTTAG
- the LOC107012494 gene encoding probable pinoresinol-lariciresinol reductase 3 produces MESNKSKILIIGVTGRLGFELAKASLNSSHPTFGLVRDSAFSDTHKSQKIHTLTEAGLTVIKGSLQDEDILLEALKQVEIVICAVSSKQVHEQKILISAIKRAGCIKRFLPSEFGADPDRTQVSDLDHNFYSRKSEIRRIIEAEGIPYTYVCCNLFTSVLLPSLAQPGRKAPPRDEVSIFGDGTAKAVFMNENDVAAFVINTVDDARTLNKVIYMRPKGNVYSMNELVGIWEGKIEKTLKKIYITEDELLKKIRDTPYPENMELVFIYSAFVKGDQTYFSIESSGGLEGTQLYPQITYTTVSEFLDTLL; encoded by the coding sequence ATGGAATCAAATAAGAGTAAAATACTGATAATCGGAGTAACTGGCCGTTTGGGTTTTGAACTAGCAAAGGCCAGTCTCAATTCCTCTCATCCCACATTCGGACTTGTTAGAGATTCAGCATTCTCTGACACTCATAAATCCCAAAAGATTCATACCCTTACCGAAGCGGGCCTCACAGTAATCAAGGGTTCATTGCAAGATGAAGATATCCTGCTTGAAGCACTCAAGCAAGTTGAGATCGTGATTTGTGCTGTTTCATCTAAGCAAGTCCACGAACAAAAGATTCTGATTTCTGCTATAAAGCGTGCTGGTTGCATTAAAAGGTTCCTCCCTTCAGAGTTCGGGGCAGACCCTGACAGAACTCAAGTTTCTGATTTGGACCACAACTTCTACTCGAGAAAATCCGAGATTAGGCGTATTATTGAAGCTGAAGGCATTCCTTACACCTATGTCTGTTGTAACTTATTTACAAGTGTTCTCCTACCGTCACTTGCTCAACCAGGTCGGAAAGCCCCTCCGAGAGATGAAGTAAGCATATTCGGTGATGGAACTGCTAAAGCTGTCTTTATGAACGAAAATGATGTTGCTGCCTTTGTCATAAATACAGTGGACGATGCACGGACTCTGAACAAAGTGATATACATGAGGCCAAAGGGAAATGTGTATTCAATGAATGAGCTGGTAGGGATTTGGGAAGGAAAAATTGAGAAGACGCTAAAAAAGATTTACATCACTGAAGATGAGCTCTTGAAGAAAATCCGAGATACCCCATATCCTGAGAATATGGAGTTGGTTTTCATATACTCTGCATTTGTTAAAGGAGATCAGACATACTTCAGCATCGAGTCTTCTGGTGGTTTGGAAGGGACACAGCTATATCCACAAATAACATACACCACAGTAAGCGAATTTCTAGACACCTTGTTGTAA